In Gemmatimonadota bacterium, the DNA window GAGTTCATGTTCTTGATCTCGACGAGTTCGCCCAGGGGATCGCCGGGCTTGCGGATGGACACGTTGGCGTCGCAGCGCAGGCTGCCCTCATCCATGTTGCCGTCGCAGACGCCGATGTACTGAAGGATTTGCCGCAAACGGGCGAGATAGGCCGAGGCTTCGCGGGGGCTGCGGATGTCCGGTTCGCTGACGATCTCCATGAGGGGCACGCCCGTTCGATTGAAATCGATGTAGCTCAGGTCGGGATCGTACCCGGGTTCGTTGTGGATGGACTTGCCAGCTTCTTCCTCCAGGTGGATCCGCCGGAGCCGGACGAAGCGGGGGCCGTCCTCGCCCTCGATCTCGATGCCGCCAGCCAGGGAGATGGGCTCGCCCGCCCGGTCGTACTGCGAGATCTGGTAGCCCTTGGGCAGGTCCGGGTAGAAGTAGTTCTTGCGGGCAAAGGCGCTGGTTTCGGCCACGCGGCCATCCACGGCCAGCGCCATGCGGATCGTGTATTCGACGGCGCGGCGGTTCAGGACGGGCAGGACGCCGGGCATGCCGAGACAGATGGGGCAGACGCGGGTATTCGGTTCGCCGCCGAAGGCCACCGGGCATCCACAGAAGATCTTCGAGTTGGTCAGAAGCTGGGCATGCACTTCCAGCCCGATCACGGATTCGTATTTCATGGCCGCGTCGCTCATTACTTCGTCGACTCCTCGAAGGCGTAGGCCGCCTGCAGAATCCGTTCCTCGCCAAAATGCGGCCCGATGATCTGCAGGCCGATGGGCATGCCGTCTGGGTCCGTTCCGCAGGGCAGGGAGATGGCCGGCACGCCGGCGAGGTTGATGGGCACGGTATATACGTCGGACAGGTACATCTGCAGCGGGTCGTCGATCTTCTCGCCGATGCGGAAGGCGGTGGTGGGCGTGGTGGGCGCCACCAAAAGATCGACCTTTTCAAAGGCCTGGTCGAAGTCGCCCTTGATGAGCGTTCGCGCGCGCTGGGCCTTGTCGTAGTAGGCGTCGTAGTAGCCGGCGCTGAGCACGTAGGTACCGAGCATGATCCGGCGTTTCACCTCGGGGCCGAACCCCCCGCTGCGGGTCGATCCGTACATGGTGTCCAGGCGGTCTTCGGGTGCGAGCGCAGGCGCGCCGACCCCGGCTCCGACTTCGGTTTCCGCCGCCGACGCGCCGCCTGATCCTCCAGCCGTCCCTTCAGCGGTCGACATGCCCCCATCCACACCCCGATACCCGTACTTCACCCCGTCATACCGGGCCAGGTTGGAGGAAGCTTCCGCGGTGACCAGGATGTAGTACGCGGCCACGGCGTATTCGGTGTGGGGCAGGTGGACGCTTTCCACGCGGGCGCCGAGGGATTCCATGCGTTCGATTGCCTGGGTTACGCTTTCCTTCACGGATGCGTCGAGACCCTCGGCAAGGTATTCATCGGGCACGCCGATGCGCACACCCTCGATGCCCTGCTTCAGGTCTGCCGTGTAGTCCGGCACCGCTTGCGATGCCGACGTGGTATCCATGGGGTCGTGGCCCGCGATGACGCCCAGTAGCTGCGCGCAGTCTTCCACGTTCCGCGCCATGGGACCGACCTGGTCGAAGGAGGAACCGTAGGCGATGATGCCGAAGCGGGAGACCCGTCCGTAGGTGGGCTTGAGTCCCACGACGCCGCAGAAGGCCGCGGGCTGGCGGATCGAACCGCCCGTGTCCTCACCCAGGGCGAGGACCGCCGTGCCTGCCGCCAGGGCCGCGGCGGAGCCTCCGCTCGATCCGCCCGGTACGCGGGACGTGTCAAGGGGGTTCCGGCAGACGTCGAACCCGGTGTTTTCGTTGGAAGACCCCATCCCGAACTGGTCCATGTTGGTCTTGCCGACGATCACGGCGTCCGCCGCGCGCAGCCGGGCGATGACCGTGGCGTCGTAGGGCGGCACGAATCCCTCGAGGATCCGGGAAGCACAGGTGGTTTCCAGGCCCTTCGTGCAGATGGCGTCCTTGATGGCAATGGGCACGCCGGCCAGCGGTCCGGTGGCTTCGCCGGCAGCGATACGCCGGTCCACGTCCCGCGCGTCTTCGATCACCGCCTCCCGGTCGACCGCGAGGTAGGCGTTTATGGTGGGATCCTTCTCTTCGATAAGGCGCAGGACTTCACTGGCCACCTCTTCCGCGGCGACCTCGCCCGACTGGATCCGCGGCGCCAGTTCGTAGGCCGCCATATCGATTAAATTCGCCACGCGTTACTCCAGATCTTCAGCTATTGATCCGCTGCTCGATGTATCCTACCCGGCCGACTCTTCATCGCGCGATCAGCAGGGTCACGCGGTGAGACTCCGTCCCCGGCAATTCCATCGGCGCCCCGTGCGCGTCCCGTTTCGAAAAAAGATGATGCATGACGAAGTCCTGGCGGCCGTCCCGGTTGAGGTCCGTCATCCAGGCGAATTCCTCGTCATTGGGTAGTTCGACCGCCGCCTTCTGTGGCTCGTCCGCAAACAGGCCTGGTCTGGACTCGCCGGTGTAGACATGCAGTTCCCGGTGGGTCCACTCGATCAGCAAGTCGGCGCGGCCGTTCCCCGTCACGTCCCCAATGAACTGGTTCTTGTTGAACGCGCGCGAGTACGGTTCGCGGTCCCTTCGCTTCGCGTGCTTCCCGCCCTGCAGCACGACGGCCAGGGGAACCCAACCCGGCTCCCGCGGACTCGGGGCACCATCCAGTTGGATGCGCCGCGAGGCCGTGGCGCGGTCCGGGATGCGTCCGTCGCGCACGTGGTAGAAATCGAGGTTCAACCAGACGTCATCACCCATGAATCCCTTGATCCGCTTGAAGAGGCTGCCTTCGAGGTACTTGTTCTCGATCGAGGTGACGACG includes these proteins:
- a CDS encoding amidase family protein — translated: MAAYELAPRIQSGEVAAEEVASEVLRLIEEKDPTINAYLAVDREAVIEDARDVDRRIAAGEATGPLAGVPIAIKDAICTKGLETTCASRILEGFVPPYDATVIARLRAADAVIVGKTNMDQFGMGSSNENTGFDVCRNPLDTSRVPGGSSGGSAAALAAGTAVLALGEDTGGSIRQPAAFCGVVGLKPTYGRVSRFGIIAYGSSFDQVGPMARNVEDCAQLLGVIAGHDPMDTTSASQAVPDYTADLKQGIEGVRIGVPDEYLAEGLDASVKESVTQAIERMESLGARVESVHLPHTEYAVAAYYILVTAEASSNLARYDGVKYGYRGVDGGMSTAEGTAGGSGGASAAETEVGAGVGAPALAPEDRLDTMYGSTRSGGFGPEVKRRIMLGTYVLSAGYYDAYYDKAQRARTLIKGDFDQAFEKVDLLVAPTTPTTAFRIGEKIDDPLQMYLSDVYTVPINLAGVPAISLPCGTDPDGMPIGLQIIGPHFGEERILQAAYAFEESTK